A part of Penaeus vannamei isolate JL-2024 chromosome 1, ASM4276789v1, whole genome shotgun sequence genomic DNA contains:
- the LOC138862707 gene encoding adhesive plaque matrix protein-like, whose product MASENVLYNRIYYTYTVLVILYPCGSNMGRISKQAEHHLIALDAACQREQSRRRVNQRMLALTGRSCEGAASRRIMTQMQAKPPNFFHSHYQATKPLPLPLPSHKASSTPTTKLQSLFHSSTKPQSLYHSHYQATKPLPLKLTSHQTSSTPTTKLQSLSHSHYQATKPLPVPLPSYKASSTLPPSLKASTTPTTKPQNLFHLNYKPPNFFHSHYQATKPLPLPLPSHKASSTPTTKLQSLFHSSTKPQSLYHSHYQATKPLPLKLASHQTSSTPTTKLQSLFHSHYQATKPLPLPLPSYKASSTPPPSHKASTTPTTKPQNLFHLNYKPPNFFHSHYQATKPLPLPLPSHKASSTPTTKLQSLFHSSTKPQSLYHSHYQATKPLPLKLASHQTSSTPTTKLQSLFHSHYQATKPLPLPLPSYKASSTPPPSHKASTTPTTKPQNLFHLNYHKASSTPTTKLQSLFHSSTKPQSLYHSHYQATKPLPLKLATHQTSSTPTTKLQSLFHSHYQATKPLPLLHQATNKPPNFFHSHYQATKPLPLLHQATKPLPLPHQATKPLPLKLASHQTSSTPTTKLQSLFHSNCQATKPLPLSPPSNKPSSTSTTNPQCLFHSPTKPQSLFHSNYQATKPLPLSSPNHKASSTSATNPQSLFHSPTKPLPLLLPMHKASSTETTKPQSLCHSHYQATKPLPLPHQAAKLLPLKLPSHKVSTISTTKPHPFPPPSNKTFFHSTKSQSHKVSPTPLT is encoded by the exons ATGGCGTCAGAGAATGTGCTCTATAATAGAATttattacacatatacagtattagTGATACTGTATCCATGTGGTAGTAATATGGGTAGAATTTCTAAACAAGCTGAGCAT CATCTCATTGCGCTGGATGCAGCTTGTCAACGGGAGCAGAGCCGGAGGCGGGTGAACCAGAGGATGCTCGCACTCACAGGCAGGTCGTGTGAAGGCGCAGCATCCCGGCGGATCATGACTCAGATGCAGGC CAAGCCACCAAACTTCTTCCACTCCCACTACCAAGCTACAAagcctcttccactcccactaccaagccacaaagcctcttccactcccactaccaagctacaaagcctcttccactcctccaccaAGCCACAAAGCCTCTACCACTCCCACTACCAAGCCACAAAACCTCTTCCACTTAAACTAACAAGCCACCAAACTTCTTCCACTCCCACTACCAAGCTACAaagcctctcccactcccactaccaAGCCACAAAGCCTCTTCCAGTCCCACTACCAAGCTACAaagcctcttccactcttccaccaAGCCTTAAAGCCTCTACCACTCCCACTACCAAGCCACAAAACCTCTTCCACTTAAACTA CAAGCCACCAAACTTCTTCCACTCCCACTACCAAGCTACAAagcctcttccactcccactaccaagccacaaagcctcttccactcccactaccaagctacaaagcctcttccactcctccaccaAGCCACAAAGCCTCTACCACTCCCACTACCAAGCCACAAAACCTCTTCCACTTAAACTAGCAAGCCACCAAACTTCTTCCACTCCCACTACCAAGCTACAAagcctcttccactcccactaccaagccacaaagcctcttccactcccactaccaagctacaaagcctcttccactcctccaccaAGCCACAAAGCCTCTACCACTCCCACTACCAAGCCACAAAACCTCTTCCACTTAAACTA CAAGCCACCAAACTTCTTCCACTCCCACTACCAAGCTACAAagcctcttccactcccactaccaagccacaaagcctcttccactcccactaccaagctacaaagcctcttccactcctccaccaAGCCACAAAGCCTCTACCACTCCCACTACCAAGCCACAAAACCTCTTCCACTTAAACTAGCAAGCCACCAAACTTCTTCCACTCCCACTACCAAGCTACAAagcctcttccactcccactaccaagccacaaagcctcttccactcccactaccaagctacaaagcctcttccactcctccaccaAGCCACAAAGCCTCTACCACTCCCACTACCAAGCCACAAAACCTCTTCCACTTAAACTA ccacaaagcctcttccactcccactaccaagctacaaagcctcttccactcctccaccaAGCCACAAAGCCTCTACCACTCCCACTACCAAGCCACAAAACCTCTTCCACTTAAACTAGCAACCCACCAAACTTCTTCCACTCCCACTACCAAGCTACAAagcctcttccactcccactaccaagccacaaagcctcttccactcctccaccaAGCCACAaa CAAGCCACCAAACTTCTTCCACTCCCACTACCAAGCTACAaagcctcttccactcctccaccaAGCCACAaagcctcttccactcccccaccaAGCCACAAAACCTCTTCCACTTAAACTAGCAAGCCACCAAACTTCTTCCACTCCCACTACCAAGCTACAAAGCCTCTTCCACTCAAACTGCCAAGCCACAAAGCCTCTTCCACTCTCACCACCAAGCAACaaaccctcttccacttccactaccAATCCACAATGCCTCTTTCACTCCCCCACCAAGCCGCAAAGCCTCTTCCACTCAAACTACCAAGCCACTAAGCCTCTTCCACTCTCATCACCAAACCACAAAGCCTCTTCCACTTCTGCTACCAATCCACAAAGCCTCTTTCACTCCCCCACCAAGCCTCTTCCACTTCTACTACCAATGCACAAAGCATCTTCCACTGAAACTACCAAGCCACAAAGTCTCTGCCACTCCCACTACCAAGCCACCaaacctcttccactcccccaccaAGCCGCAAAGCTTCTTCCACTCAAACTACCAAGCCACAAAGTCTCTACCATTTCCACCACAAAGCCTCATCCATTCCCCCCACCCAGCAATAAAACTTTTTTCCACTCTACCAAATCACAGAGCCACAaagtctctcccactcccctcacctaG